A window of the Microvirga terrae genome harbors these coding sequences:
- a CDS encoding aspartate/glutamate racemase family protein, with translation MGSPVYVINPNSSQTVMAAIDRAVAPLRSADGPDIVCLSLAEGPPGIQSQRDVDGVIMPMLRKAAELEEDAGAFVIACFSDPGLHALREQSGRRVFGIAECGVLTALTLGQRFGVIAILPTSIPRHLRYFGAMGVLDRFAADLPIGLGVADLSEEDRTLGRMIDVGNTLKTTHGADVLVMGCAGMARYRRALEQAVGIPIVEPTQAAVAMAVGHVRLSDAVTA, from the coding sequence ATGGGATCGCCCGTCTATGTGATCAACCCGAACTCGTCGCAGACCGTCATGGCGGCGATCGACAGAGCCGTGGCTCCTCTGCGCAGCGCCGATGGACCGGACATCGTGTGCCTGTCCCTGGCCGAAGGACCGCCCGGAATCCAGTCGCAACGCGACGTGGACGGCGTCATCATGCCCATGCTGCGCAAGGCCGCCGAGCTGGAGGAGGACGCGGGCGCGTTCGTCATCGCGTGCTTCTCGGACCCGGGTCTCCATGCCCTCCGCGAACAGAGCGGGCGCCGCGTCTTCGGAATTGCGGAATGCGGCGTGCTGACGGCGCTCACCCTCGGACAGCGGTTCGGCGTCATCGCGATCCTGCCCACATCCATCCCGCGGCACCTTCGCTATTTCGGCGCGATGGGCGTCCTAGACCGCTTCGCCGCCGACCTGCCGATCGGGCTCGGCGTTGCGGATCTGTCCGAGGAGGATCGGACGCTGGGGCGCATGATCGACGTCGGAAACACTCTGAAAACCACCCACGGCGCCGACGTTCTCGTGATGGGGTGCGCCGGCATGGCCCGTTATCGCAGGGCCCTGGAACAGGCTGTCGGGATTCCGATCGTCGAACCGACCCAGGCCGCCGTCGCCATGGCAGTCGGTCACGTGCGTCTGTCGGACGCCGTCACGGCGTAA
- a CDS encoding amidohydrolase family protein yields MTSATKTTLFRNCDWIVAWEEAARSHVYLRNADFAIRGNNIVHVGQDYAGPVDAEIDARKMMIIPGFVDVHSHPGHEPGWKGMLEELGSPRLGQSSLYEFMPVFQIGPEYTRPALRVATSELLKSGVTTICDLGRPRASWADEYAETGIRAVLWGMFRSGPWKTTNGHSVDYDLDPATGDRLLREAIEIADAASKHSSGRITGFIGPAQIDTCTEGQIRDALDAARERGQPIQIHAAQSVVEFQEIMRRYGCTPIEWLDRIGALGPDTIIGHCIFLNDHPWLHWPHANDFERLRDSGAQVAHCPVVFARRGIALNTLTRYVKAGIRCGIGTDSFPHNMLDELRMACYAGRIVGGSFTAATTHDAFMAATAVGADMIRRPDLGRLAPGCKADFSVVDMANPYMQPDYEPVRSLVYSANDRAIKDVYVDGRQVVRDGEVLDFDIDEDLEMLRRGQAEAIAAAPQRDWAGRGLEELSPRVFPVRG; encoded by the coding sequence ATGACCAGCGCCACCAAGACGACCCTCTTCCGGAATTGCGATTGGATCGTCGCCTGGGAGGAGGCTGCCCGATCCCATGTCTACCTCAGGAACGCGGATTTCGCGATCCGAGGCAACAACATCGTTCATGTCGGACAGGATTATGCCGGTCCGGTCGACGCCGAGATCGACGCCCGCAAAATGATGATCATTCCCGGATTCGTGGATGTCCACAGCCATCCCGGACACGAGCCCGGCTGGAAGGGCATGCTCGAGGAACTGGGCAGCCCGCGTCTGGGTCAGAGCTCGCTCTACGAGTTCATGCCGGTCTTTCAGATCGGCCCGGAATACACGCGCCCGGCGCTGCGTGTCGCGACATCGGAATTGCTGAAGAGCGGCGTCACGACCATCTGCGACCTCGGTCGCCCGCGGGCGTCCTGGGCCGACGAATATGCCGAGACCGGCATTCGGGCCGTGCTCTGGGGCATGTTCCGGTCTGGCCCCTGGAAGACCACCAATGGCCACTCGGTCGACTATGATCTCGATCCGGCGACGGGCGACCGGCTCCTGCGCGAGGCGATCGAGATTGCCGATGCCGCTTCGAAGCACTCGAGCGGGCGCATCACGGGCTTTATCGGCCCGGCCCAGATCGATACCTGCACCGAAGGACAGATCCGCGATGCGCTCGATGCGGCGCGGGAGCGCGGTCAGCCGATCCAGATCCACGCCGCCCAGAGCGTCGTCGAGTTCCAGGAGATCATGCGGCGCTATGGCTGCACCCCCATCGAATGGCTGGACAGGATCGGCGCGCTTGGCCCTGACACGATCATCGGCCACTGCATCTTCCTGAACGATCATCCTTGGCTGCACTGGCCGCACGCCAACGACTTCGAGCGCCTGCGCGACAGCGGCGCCCAGGTGGCGCATTGCCCTGTGGTTTTCGCCCGGCGCGGCATCGCCCTGAACACCCTGACGCGCTACGTGAAGGCCGGCATCCGATGCGGGATCGGCACCGACAGCTTCCCGCACAACATGCTCGATGAACTCCGCATGGCCTGTTATGCGGGCCGCATCGTGGGGGGAAGCTTCACGGCGGCGACGACCCACGACGCGTTCATGGCGGCCACGGCCGTCGGCGCCGACATGATCCGCCGCCCCGATCTGGGCCGCCTAGCGCCCGGCTGCAAGGCCGACTTCTCCGTCGTTGACATGGCCAATCCCTACATGCAGCCCGACTACGAGCCGGTTCGCAGCCTCGTCTATTCGGCCAATGACAGGGCCATCAAGGACGTCTATGTGGACGGCCGCCAAGTCGTTCGGGATGGCGAGGTTCTCGACTTCGACATCGATGAGGATCTCGAAATGCTGCGCCGGGGTCAGGCGGAAGCGATTGCGGCTGCGCCCCAGCGTGACTGGGCCGGACGCGGTCTGGAAGAACTGAGCCCCCGGGTCTTTCCTGTTCGCGGCTGA